The Heptranchias perlo isolate sHepPer1 chromosome 33, sHepPer1.hap1, whole genome shotgun sequence genome contains a region encoding:
- the LOC137301260 gene encoding uncharacterized protein, whose amino-acid sequence MPRLPCPVGYYCPEGSAAPVECPVGHYCPQDIAVSQEGSRWVIGAIKPVKCPLGYREYGGSNRSTFKNTCEPCPAGYYGNHNDRQVCLECRAGVVCLQGAATTDPPSNIADDGIAAVRSYICPKGHYCPKVSAEPIPCRKGTYNPSEGAVSADSCLKCPRSYFNHLTGQAACFSCGSQAVQPEEGQDRCICLRNGQTFQPSDSRCTCAVRHRMVSEGTRECVRQLYDICREGSSRNQDGACLTNDEWAEYCSLKVCTSPADYQGFDGVLGLCLCRAEGLDSVCNQECRRSQRSTLQLLCKGGAQFLITYRNGLKVEVSLNHVGRVLNSRNTIDESQCPPQYGFTQPVHLVETSGSPEVSRCQACCVQDNQLYLRPNQRPIKGPLEAAIKKTHREIENDICTSWCFAEKGFLGVYDPDPKKLKSLLLMNLDQHPLLVSNVFPENMTLPVTSFSPDDPEARWSSSRQFVDSPISGTRFSGIFNPTTCIHIGSIIMFTVSNEHYPVYDIENLYNTNSEFDWGGFRDLIEEMRLTSSTSWLFSYRFTQPGVYVFQLSSNPNKKMYVRVMPVGGQCYEDGPFFPTTPRYIIRTGISRTPDLRLKPNWLVICSLLIASIIMVGVGAGLLLLFRKCSWPEKAPIAPMYRSLHKTYNFDDYSSKGATIIAVKKFHRRLQFKEQTEENEEVGEGKEAPGVIS is encoded by the exons ATGCCTCGTTTGCCTTGCCCAGTTGGTTATTACTGCCCAGAGGGGTCAGCGGCCCCGGTTGAATGCCCAGTTGGCCATTATtgtcctcaggacattgctgtcaGCCAGGAAGGCTCCAGATGGG TCATTGGTGCAATTAAGCCAGTGAAATGTCCACTGGGATACAGGGAGTATGGTGGATCCAACAGAAGCACCTTCAAGAACACTTGTGAGCCATGCCCTGCTGGTTACTATGGGAACCATAATGATCGTCAAGTCTGTCTGGAATGCCGGGCAGGAGTGGTCTGTCTTCAAGGAGCTGCCACCACTGATCCACCATCTAACATCGCAGACGATGGGATTGCAGCTGTCAGATCTTACATCTGTCCAAAAG GTCACTACTGCCCTAAAGTGAGCGCAGAGCCAATCCCTTGCCGTAAGGGTACTTACAATCCAAGTGAAGGAGCAGTAAGTGCGGACAGCTGCCTGAAGTGTCCCAGAAGCTACTTCAACCATCTAACAGGACAGGCAGCCTGCTTCTCATGTGGTTCGCAGGCCGTGCAGCCTGAAGAAGGGCAGGACCGTTGCATTTGCCTTCGGAATGGGCAGACCTTCCAG CCCAGCGACTCTCGTTGCACATGTGCTGTGAGACATCGAATGGTATCTGAAGGAACAAGAGAATGTGTCAGACAGCTGTACGACATCTGCCGAGAGGGTTCCAGCAGAAATCAGGATGGAGCCTGTCTCACTAACGATGAGTgggcagaatattgttcactgAAG gTTTGCACTTCCCCTGCAGATTACCAGGGTTTCGATGGAGTTCTGGGCCTGTGTCTCTGTCGGGCAGAAGGCTTGGACTCTGTGTGCAATCAGGAGTGCAGACGGTCACAGCGCAGCACACTGCAGCTACTCTGCAAAGGAGGAGCTCAGTTTCTCATTACTTACAGAAATGGTTTGAAG GTTGAGGTGTCTTTGAACCACGTTGGAAGAGTCCTGAACAGCAGGAACACCATCGATGAGAGCCAATGTCCCCCACAATATGGCTTCACTCAGCCAGTGCACTTAGTGGAAACATCTG GCTCCCCTGAAGTCAGCCGGTGCCAGGCCTGCTGTGTTCAGGATAACCAGCTCTATCTGCGGCCAAACCAACGGCccataaagggaccgctggaggccgctatcaaaaag ACGCACAGGGAGATAGAAAATGATATCTGTACTTCATGGTGTTTTGCAGAAAAAGGTTTCCTGGGGGTGTATGATCCAGATCCCAAGAAGTTAAAGAGCTTGCTGTTAATGAACTTGGATCAACATCCGTTGCTAGTCTCAAATGTGTTTCCAG AAAACATGACCTTGCCTGTGACATCGTTCAGTCCTGATGATCCTGAAGCTCGTTGGTCGAGCAGTCGCCAGTTCGTTGATTCTCCTATAAGTGGCACCCGGTTTTCAGGCATCTTCAATCCCACCACCTGCATCCACATTGGGAGCATCATCATGTTCACAGTGTCCAATGAACATTACCCGGTGTATGACAT tgaAAACCTTTACAACACTAACAGCGAGTTTGACTGGGGAGGATTCCGTGACCTTATTGAGGAGATGAGACTCACCTCGAGCACATCCTGGCTCTTCTCATATCGCTTCACACAACCTGGTGTGTACGTCTTCCAactgagcagcaaccccaacaaaAAGATG TATGTCCGAGTGATGCCTGTTGGGGGCCAGTGCTATGAAGACGGCCCCTTCTTCCCCACCACACCTAGATACATAATCCGCACCGGAATCAGCAGGACCCCAGACTTACGGCTCAAACCCAATTGGCTCGTCATTTGCAGCTTGCTGATAGCATCCATAATAATGGTCGGTGTCGGTGCAGGATTACTG CTTCTCTTTAGAAAGTGCAGTTGGCCTGAGAAAGCACCTATTGCTCCAATGTACAGGAGTCTCCACAAGACGTACAACTTTGATGATTACTCTTCTAAAGGAGCCACCATCATTGCTGTAAAAAAATTCCATCGCCGTTTGCAGTTCAAGGAACAAACTGAGGAAAATGAAgaggttggagaaggaaaagaag CACCAGGTGTTATTTCATAA
- the LOC137301259 gene encoding uncharacterized protein: MNRNGSNVLFMNFMLVNGAFPFGLPFISNKRSQLDALEEELSCRRAYWHHQRQKEEALFIALKGLLQEVSDTEADCKFEKVEEKVAALEDTIDLLQDNAQSEAQRRHTEESHFASLMPTDVVLLVSRVDKEETEQQLLYLAMAQTFLEKVTQFIQKIRQDEARQRGQLQELQEGIDRQAEEVSRLRYQQVKTLLTQEFQKNTMRWTGLDMVYVKLEHLRDLAELCAQEAKVNTAQWKIHLSV; the protein is encoded by the exons ATGAACAGAAATGGTTCTAATGTACTTTTTATGAATTTCATGCTCGTGAATGGAGCCTTTCCATTTGGACTCCCCTTTATCAGTAACAAACGTTCTCAG CTCGATGCCCTTGAAGAGGAACTCAGTTGTAGACGTGCATACTGGCACCATCAGCGACAGAAGGAAGAAGCTCTCTTCATTGCTTTGAAGGGTTTGCTGCAGGAGGTATCTGACACCGAAGCCGATTGCAAATTCGAGAAG GTTGAGGAGAAGGTGGCGGCCCTTGAAGATACCATTGACTTGTTGCAAGACAATGCACAGAGTGAAGCACAGCGCAGGCACACAGAGGAGTCACACTTTGCATCCTTGATGCCAACTGATGTGGTGCTTTTGGTTTCTCGAG TGGACAAGGAGGAAACAGAGCAGCAGCTGCTGTATTTAGCCATGGCTCAGACATTCCTTGAAAAGGTGACACAGTTTATTCAAAAGATACGTCAGGATGAGGCTCGACAGAGGGGTCAACTGCAGGAACTACAGGAGGGTATCGACCGACAGGCAGAAGAAGTTTCAAGATTGAGGTACCAACAG gtgaaaacccttctgactcaagagtttCAGAAAAACACAATGAGATGGACTGGCCTCGACATGGTCTACGTCAAGCTGGAACATCTCCGAGATCTGGCAGAGCTGTGCGCGCAGGAGGCCAAGGTGAACACCGCCCAGTGGAAAATCCACTTATCTGTGTGA